In the Solibacillus sp. FSL K6-1523 genome, one interval contains:
- a CDS encoding right-handed parallel beta-helix repeat-containing protein, which produces MSILQNLRQVKKELLNEKHPLAHENIQFRKTYAIGFAMLVCVNGYPSEMAKEVLKKQISVLDLPLEFKKLAISAAIEADTGTIHNVLQTLHETEHKYIFMLDLYGYAQKDHKITEKEQELLVLFEELFQLSYEEVQFIRGFRLAMLKKDTELATKVVQTAFEQNVSVPLQKLSYFLPGFEYQERLTQMTLLAGHKKKLGHATYLTGEVIVGKGAELDLNGMNVTFGNGATIIVDGGVLKADGARFIASMDANKTMLSLRNMGITKINDAHFLGANNVRAIEMNNAKVELDSCSFEKCFTEERGGAIYFTNSEHFVLRNCIFEHNSTLGKGGSMYIAGTEAKHMTSKSFFSRITGKVQKVKLVIEGGHFKESRADQSGALHMYDAEISIRDTVFESCSSRTGGAAIDTLNCTMNASHNTFTKCRASLNEAVVILGNTKGATEDSLGRFELCEPKNVVMK; this is translated from the coding sequence ATGTCAATATTACAAAATTTACGACAAGTTAAAAAGGAATTATTAAACGAAAAACACCCACTGGCTCATGAAAATATACAATTTCGTAAAACGTATGCAATTGGCTTTGCGATGTTAGTCTGTGTGAACGGCTATCCGAGTGAGATGGCAAAGGAAGTTTTAAAAAAGCAAATTTCTGTATTAGATTTACCACTTGAATTTAAAAAGTTAGCCATTTCAGCTGCAATAGAGGCCGATACGGGGACAATCCATAATGTATTACAAACGCTACATGAAACAGAGCATAAATATATTTTCATGCTCGATTTATACGGTTATGCACAAAAGGATCATAAAATAACAGAAAAAGAGCAGGAGTTACTTGTCTTATTTGAGGAACTATTTCAGTTAAGTTATGAGGAAGTTCAATTTATTCGAGGCTTCCGTTTAGCAATGCTCAAAAAGGATACAGAGCTTGCAACTAAAGTTGTGCAAACGGCTTTTGAGCAAAACGTATCTGTTCCTTTACAAAAGCTTTCATACTTCTTGCCAGGTTTTGAATATCAAGAACGCCTCACACAAATGACGTTATTGGCGGGGCATAAGAAAAAGTTAGGACATGCGACTTATTTAACGGGCGAGGTCATTGTTGGAAAAGGTGCCGAGCTGGACTTAAATGGTATGAATGTAACATTTGGCAATGGAGCAACAATTATTGTTGATGGCGGTGTTTTAAAGGCGGATGGCGCTCGTTTTATAGCCTCAATGGATGCCAATAAAACGATGCTGAGCTTACGTAATATGGGGATTACAAAAATTAATGATGCTCATTTTTTGGGTGCAAACAATGTAAGAGCGATTGAAATGAATAACGCAAAAGTGGAGTTGGATAGCTGTTCGTTTGAGAAGTGTTTTACAGAGGAACGTGGTGGCGCGATTTACTTTACGAATAGTGAACATTTTGTATTGCGAAACTGTATTTTTGAGCATAATTCTACGCTTGGCAAAGGTGGGAGTATGTATATTGCGGGTACAGAGGCAAAGCATATGACATCAAAGAGTTTCTTTAGTCGAATAACTGGTAAAGTTCAAAAAGTGAAGCTCGTTATAGAGGGGGGGCATTTTAAAGAAAGTCGCGCGGATCAAAGTGGTGCGCTTCATATGTATGATGCAGAAATTTCGATTCGAGATACGGTGTTTGAAAGTTGTAGTTCTCGTACAGGTGGCGCCGCAATTGATACATTAAACTGTACAATGAATGCATCTCACAATACGTTTACAAAATGTCGAGCATCATTAAATGAAGCGGTTGTTATTTTAGGAAATACAAAAGGGGCTACCGAGGATTCTCTTGGTCGTTTTGAATTATGTGAACCGAAAAATGTTGTGATGAAATAA
- the sstT gene encoding serine/threonine transporter SstT, with translation MKSLFEKWNSINLVNRIIAGIILGVVFALLLPDQLSVISIFGSLFINALKAVAPILVFILVIHAIASHVGGKATNMKMVVMLYIVGTFVAGFVAVVVSYIFPTTLVLKTSIQEIEPPSGIAEVLEKLLFNMVSNPVSALMDANYLGILTWAVILGFAFKAANDTTKTFISNASDAITKVVQWVISLAPLGIMGLVFETISTTGFDTLSSYGRLIMILVGTMFFIALVINPLLVFIVARRNPYPLVFASLKESGVAAFFTRSSAANIPVNMALAEKLGLNKDTYAISIPLGATINMGGAAVTISILTMAAAHTLGVEVDLLTAVILMILSAVSATGASGVAGGSLLLIPLACSLLGISDDIAMQVVAIGFIIGVIQDSCETALNSSSDVVFTAAAEYANERKVK, from the coding sequence ATGAAAAGTTTATTTGAAAAATGGAATAGCATCAACCTCGTTAACCGAATCATTGCAGGGATCATACTTGGTGTTGTGTTTGCTTTATTATTACCTGATCAATTGTCGGTTATTTCAATATTTGGTTCACTATTTATCAATGCATTAAAAGCAGTGGCACCAATCCTCGTATTTATATTAGTCATTCATGCGATTGCCTCTCACGTAGGGGGCAAGGCGACAAATATGAAAATGGTTGTCATGTTATATATAGTAGGTACATTTGTAGCGGGCTTTGTAGCTGTAGTTGTAAGTTACATTTTCCCAACGACACTAGTATTAAAGACAAGTATACAGGAAATTGAACCACCGAGCGGCATTGCAGAAGTACTAGAAAAGTTATTGTTTAATATGGTATCGAATCCTGTGAGTGCTTTAATGGACGCCAATTATTTGGGGATTCTTACGTGGGCTGTTATTTTAGGTTTCGCATTTAAAGCAGCAAATGACACGACAAAAACGTTTATTTCAAACGCATCAGATGCCATTACAAAAGTTGTACAATGGGTGATTAGTTTAGCACCACTTGGAATTATGGGACTTGTTTTTGAAACAATTTCTACGACTGGTTTTGATACATTATCATCGTATGGACGTTTAATAATGATTTTAGTCGGTACAATGTTCTTTATTGCTTTAGTTATCAATCCACTACTTGTATTTATTGTTGCACGTCGCAATCCATATCCACTTGTGTTTGCAAGCTTAAAAGAAAGTGGTGTGGCGGCATTTTTCACGCGAAGTTCTGCAGCCAACATTCCAGTAAATATGGCGTTGGCAGAAAAGCTTGGGCTAAATAAAGATACGTATGCAATTTCGATTCCTTTAGGCGCCACAATCAATATGGGGGGCGCGGCTGTTACGATTTCAATTTTAACGATGGCGGCGGCTCATACTTTAGGCGTTGAAGTAGATCTTTTAACGGCTGTTATTTTAATGATTCTATCAGCTGTTTCAGCAACGGGTGCATCAGGTGTAGCGGGAGGATCGCTGTTATTAATTCCGTTAGCATGTAGCTTATTAGGGATTTCAGATGATATTGCTATGCAAGTTGTGGCAATTGGCTTCATCATTGGGGTCATTCAAGATTCATGTGAGACAGCACTAAATTCATCATCAGACGTTGTATTTACTGCGGCAGCAGAATATGCAAACGAGCGAAAAGTGAAATAG
- a CDS encoding AAA family ATPase → MFNETRNLQTLLSRRYVQKYDRMMFVQIMPSVVTDEQAQTQLDLLSLKSKDNPWLFQPVGYALLDQHYVIAYEDFTGQTLQQHLKDMPLPIHQVLEIVIELTNACVNIHQHGDIIEHFYPSLIYIQPQTNKVKMLAPIAIRWNIANEQTFQVPLKMDELPYLAPEQTGRVALNIDERTDLYSIGAVLYEMVTGTPLFQTNNTMDNLYYILTKSPDYSLLEQHCPLIILRKIILKLLSKNKEERFQTAFGLRLDLLQAMQLLITGNLTDEFSIGQNDSVLQPKLSTKLYGRQTEQNLLSSIFHKVQNGSKELVFIQGASGSGKSSIAQFLMQDTLIAKGYFLEGKFDQLQEQHTFQPIIEPLQQLLRQTYLEGEQTMAAFQKSLLDVELMLTESLVHILPELHFFMNDKIRIVKESKQYTLQMNAYIFSSIQKILTIFARAQKPIVMFIDDIQWAQQETIEILQNIYEQYNSGYFLLIIAKREENCDLDEPYFLWQKELHTFTSIHVHSLDQDAVLNWICDSLQSQCDTAHHIAQRLYQMTQGNALFIQEAFRMLLKNKVIFYNINSSGWEYDVEQLHESIANNELFGFIENRISKLSPEVQDILQNASCFGRIFNFNLLSKVVNIPVYDLLIHLEELILQGFIITVDSQFSFTRPTITQNEQELSSMHFQFIHDRIQQSAYEALSHEKRLEIHFSISQLLQKEDDFMPFLHELVRQLNYCNELLSPSEQQQLAIWNFELGIQAKNAGLYSTARQYYKDSLRFLPKDKWTKFREKTIQLFMEIGECEYLVGNYEQSRIYIYEALKHTETALEKLKIYRLMSLIFIEVENSELVIDAGFKAMELCNLNIHREPTKWHVVQEFLLLKVALRNKTNEQILNLSPIENEEIDVVIQIMINIVSNSFRMSPNLTGMILLRLMRLQLKYGTPTESAIVFINYALLLISGFDNVKEALRFAKIALSMAEDQDNSYIKSRVYFIYGIFLTHWEKDFEQSIHYMRTTQHYMEQLGMYYTVTATSCFLCSALLIDGRSIQEIQEEITYQQSQYEKYPSVLAIDFLAEMKDWMEALKSPEQQPHWHAPITLKDEEAVTVMHYTLRLRMAYLFKNEVQLKQLLNYLAKQSSEVYSLPTTPVYYFLRGLCHIDFLKGHMAPPCSKKMLLSELKDSMRRFKKWAKEAPHLYEHLYLTLLAEFQYLNKNYAQATLYYDQALQLATMYHFPQDEAMIYERAGKLFIELNQAAKARYYISQSINKLREWGAITIANHWENEYSNFVIQQTQPIQPTVSFDIISLLETTHALANDISIEELLQKLLISIIKQANATSCHFIRYAENHFYTFAKVAMEHDQFQFTVLPEQIDFAIKGVVDYSLLVNEPLVEGNLVNNKYFSHLSVQAKSFLCMPIHYKGKIQAFLYLENNLLENAFNAVQLELLRIIATQLAVTLENAEIYSDLESRVKERTAALDEMNIYLKDANDRLAMNEQERKKLIQSISHELRSPLTSTLGFIDSILDGVVQDPEQQIQYLQRSRERLIALNRLIQDLFELTKLEAGRSEFNYTKMSIQHFFKDFAYRFEEEVHQANLAYSASSTLQSDLYVQVDLLRIEQVLSNLISNAIKYTNEGQISLSMSIQNNELLCVIEDSGIGILSNELPFIFDSYYRASNSNQLNSHGIGLAICKEIITQHGGKIFADSIHNHGSKFYFTLPISTENNRSSYL, encoded by the coding sequence ATGTTTAATGAAACGCGAAACTTACAAACACTACTTAGCCGTAGATATGTCCAAAAATATGATCGCATGATGTTTGTTCAAATAATGCCTTCAGTTGTCACAGATGAGCAGGCTCAAACACAGTTAGATTTATTATCATTAAAATCAAAGGATAATCCTTGGTTATTTCAGCCCGTTGGATATGCCTTACTTGATCAGCACTATGTCATTGCTTATGAAGATTTTACAGGGCAAACATTGCAGCAGCATTTGAAGGATATGCCCCTTCCTATTCATCAAGTGCTAGAAATTGTTATTGAACTAACTAACGCCTGTGTTAATATTCATCAGCACGGCGATATTATTGAGCATTTTTATCCCTCACTCATATATATTCAGCCACAAACAAATAAAGTAAAAATGCTTGCACCGATTGCAATTCGTTGGAATATCGCAAATGAACAAACATTTCAAGTTCCACTAAAAATGGATGAACTCCCCTATTTAGCGCCTGAACAAACAGGGCGCGTTGCATTAAATATCGATGAACGTACGGATTTATATTCAATTGGTGCTGTTCTATATGAAATGGTTACCGGAACACCGCTATTCCAGACAAATAACACAATGGATAATTTATATTATATTTTAACAAAGTCTCCAGATTATTCTTTACTCGAGCAGCATTGTCCACTTATTATATTGCGCAAAATTATACTAAAATTATTAAGTAAAAATAAAGAAGAACGTTTTCAAACTGCTTTTGGCTTACGACTAGACTTACTTCAAGCGATGCAATTACTCATTACGGGTAATTTAACGGATGAATTTAGCATCGGCCAAAACGATTCTGTACTACAGCCTAAGCTTTCTACCAAACTATATGGCCGACAAACCGAACAAAATTTATTAAGTTCCATTTTTCATAAAGTACAAAATGGAAGCAAAGAACTTGTTTTTATTCAAGGAGCTTCAGGCAGTGGAAAGTCCTCTATTGCCCAATTCTTAATGCAAGATACATTAATAGCAAAAGGTTATTTCCTTGAAGGGAAATTCGACCAATTACAAGAACAACATACATTCCAACCAATTATCGAACCGCTTCAACAGCTATTACGACAAACCTATTTAGAAGGCGAACAAACAATGGCTGCGTTTCAAAAAAGTTTGCTCGATGTTGAACTGATGTTGACTGAAAGCTTAGTACATATACTCCCTGAACTACATTTTTTTATGAATGATAAAATACGCATCGTCAAAGAAAGTAAGCAATACACATTGCAAATGAACGCTTATATTTTTTCGTCCATCCAAAAGATTTTAACCATTTTTGCACGCGCGCAAAAGCCGATTGTCATGTTTATTGATGATATCCAGTGGGCCCAACAAGAAACTATCGAGATTTTGCAAAACATTTACGAACAATATAACAGTGGTTACTTTCTTTTAATTATTGCCAAGCGTGAAGAAAATTGCGATTTAGATGAACCTTATTTCTTATGGCAAAAAGAACTACATACTTTCACTAGCATTCATGTTCATTCGCTCGATCAAGATGCCGTTTTAAATTGGATTTGCGATTCTCTGCAATCCCAATGTGATACTGCCCATCATATTGCACAACGCCTATATCAAATGACGCAAGGAAATGCTTTATTTATTCAAGAAGCTTTTCGTATGCTATTAAAGAATAAAGTCATTTTTTATAATATTAACAGTTCCGGTTGGGAATATGATGTGGAGCAATTACATGAAAGCATCGCTAACAATGAGTTATTCGGATTTATTGAAAACCGTATAAGCAAGTTGTCACCTGAAGTTCAAGACATCTTGCAAAATGCTTCCTGCTTTGGACGTATTTTTAATTTTAATTTACTATCGAAAGTGGTTAATATCCCAGTTTACGACTTACTAATCCATTTGGAAGAGCTAATATTACAAGGCTTTATTATTACCGTTGATAGTCAATTCAGTTTTACTCGTCCGACAATAACCCAAAATGAACAAGAGCTTTCTTCTATGCATTTTCAATTTATTCATGATCGTATCCAACAGTCAGCCTATGAAGCACTTAGTCATGAAAAACGATTGGAAATTCATTTTTCGATTAGCCAACTGTTGCAAAAGGAAGACGACTTTATGCCGTTTCTCCATGAGCTAGTCAGGCAGTTAAACTATTGTAACGAATTGCTTTCACCTTCCGAACAACAGCAACTTGCAATTTGGAACTTTGAGCTTGGCATACAAGCTAAAAACGCTGGGTTATATAGTACAGCACGACAGTATTATAAAGATAGCTTACGATTTCTACCTAAAGATAAATGGACAAAGTTTCGCGAAAAGACAATTCAACTATTTATGGAAATCGGTGAATGTGAATATTTAGTTGGCAATTATGAGCAATCCCGAATCTATATATACGAAGCGCTGAAGCATACTGAAACAGCACTTGAAAAGTTGAAGATTTACCGCTTAATGTCACTTATTTTTATTGAGGTAGAAAATAGCGAATTAGTCATTGATGCTGGCTTTAAGGCCATGGAATTATGCAACTTGAACATCCACCGAGAACCAACAAAATGGCATGTAGTGCAAGAATTTTTATTATTAAAGGTAGCATTACGTAACAAAACAAATGAACAAATACTAAATTTATCACCCATTGAAAACGAAGAAATTGACGTTGTTATTCAAATAATGATTAATATTGTTAGTAATTCATTCCGCATGAGCCCTAATTTAACGGGGATGATTTTACTGCGTTTAATGCGTCTTCAGCTAAAATATGGTACCCCAACTGAGAGTGCCATTGTATTTATTAATTATGCATTATTATTAATTTCTGGTTTTGATAATGTGAAGGAAGCACTACGCTTTGCTAAAATCGCTTTATCTATGGCAGAAGATCAAGATAACTCCTATATTAAATCCCGTGTCTATTTTATTTATGGGATTTTCCTAACCCATTGGGAAAAGGACTTTGAGCAAAGTATTCATTATATGCGAACAACTCAGCACTATATGGAACAGCTTGGGATGTACTATACAGTGACGGCTACTTCATGTTTTTTATGTAGCGCGCTATTAATTGATGGGCGTTCGATTCAAGAAATTCAAGAAGAAATCACTTATCAACAATCGCAATATGAAAAATATCCAAGTGTTCTCGCAATTGATTTTTTAGCGGAAATGAAAGATTGGATGGAGGCATTAAAATCTCCTGAACAACAGCCTCATTGGCACGCACCCATTACATTAAAAGATGAAGAAGCCGTTACTGTTATGCACTATACTTTACGTTTACGGATGGCTTATTTATTTAAAAATGAGGTGCAATTAAAGCAGTTGCTCAACTATTTAGCAAAGCAAAGTTCAGAAGTGTACTCTTTGCCAACGACACCCGTTTATTACTTTTTACGTGGACTTTGTCATATTGATTTTTTAAAGGGTCATATGGCGCCTCCTTGTTCTAAAAAGATGCTATTATCAGAGCTAAAAGATAGTATGCGTCGTTTTAAAAAATGGGCAAAGGAAGCACCTCATCTTTATGAACATTTGTACTTAACGTTGCTCGCTGAGTTTCAATATTTGAATAAAAACTATGCACAGGCCACATTGTACTATGACCAGGCATTACAACTAGCAACGATGTATCATTTCCCACAAGATGAAGCAATGATTTATGAACGTGCTGGAAAACTATTCATTGAGTTAAATCAAGCCGCAAAAGCGCGCTATTATATTTCGCAAAGTATTAACAAATTACGCGAATGGGGTGCCATTACGATTGCCAATCATTGGGAAAATGAATATTCTAATTTTGTCATTCAACAAACACAACCAATTCAACCGACTGTTTCATTTGACATAATTAGCTTATTAGAAACAACGCATGCGCTAGCAAATGATATTAGTATCGAAGAATTGCTACAAAAACTATTAATTTCCATAATAAAACAGGCAAATGCAACTTCTTGCCACTTTATTCGTTATGCTGAAAATCATTTTTACACATTTGCTAAAGTTGCTATGGAGCATGATCAATTTCAGTTCACAGTATTACCAGAGCAAATCGATTTCGCAATAAAAGGCGTTGTAGATTATTCCTTACTAGTAAACGAGCCACTCGTAGAAGGTAATTTAGTAAATAATAAATATTTTAGCCATTTAAGTGTACAAGCAAAATCATTTTTATGTATGCCCATTCATTATAAAGGGAAAATTCAGGCCTTTTTATACTTAGAAAATAACTTACTTGAGAATGCCTTTAATGCCGTTCAACTAGAATTACTACGCATTATTGCAACTCAACTGGCCGTTACACTCGAAAATGCAGAAATCTATTCTGATTTAGAAAGCCGCGTAAAAGAGCGTACAGCCGCCTTAGATGAAATGAATATTTACTTAAAAGATGCCAATGATCGTCTCGCTATGAATGAGCAAGAACGTAAAAAGTTAATCCAAAGTATATCGCATGAATTACGTTCCCCGCTCACATCAACATTAGGCTTTATTGATTCAATTTTGGATGGTGTTGTTCAAGATCCTGAACAGCAAATTCAATATTTGCAACGCAGTCGCGAAAGGCTCATCGCATTAAATCGTCTCATTCAAGATTTATTTGAACTGACAAAGCTTGAAGCAGGACGATCAGAATTTAACTATACAAAAATGTCTATACAACACTTTTTTAAAGATTTTGCTTACCGCTTTGAGGAGGAGGTTCATCAAGCAAATCTCGCTTACTCCGCTTCTAGCACTTTACAGTCTGACTTATATGTTCAAGTGGATTTATTGCGAATCGAGCAAGTATTGTCTAATTTAATTTCTAATGCTATAAAATATACGAACGAGGGGCAAATTTCACTTTCGATGTCTATTCAAAATAATGAGCTTCTTTGTGTCATTGAAGATAGCGGGATTGGTATTCTTTCAAATGAACTACCATTTATTTTTGATAGCTATTACCGCGCATCAAATTCAAATCAATTGAATTCGCACGGGATTGGATTAGCGATTTGTAAAGAAATCATTACACAGCATGGTGGGAAGATTTTTGCGGATAGTATTCATAATCATGGCTCCAAATTCTATTTTACTCTCCCGATTTCAACTGAAAATAACAGATCGAGTTACTTATAA
- a CDS encoding DUF4003 family protein, with product MNDRLQLFFDNIEKIKLYFGSDVDSFAKHLALKLTVRNIHFYYEDYENVQQQIKKHTKWYQFARNSSTLNHAYYVHFAKNPEQIPIAFQQYKIVTKQFTRGEQSYLTAMYLTDEAAFTKLQVLINELMQQPSLKLTSLATHHCAILATRPEEAHILANTYTQYYNKLITIGFVRGKDTIQMALLLTAGTGIFCENTIQHVQKLAKLIFSIQAIIKYCHYSTIALLALANFQLNQFPALEDIHDEICHSLKISPNSCNTLLLAAQIYTANEVIGDLPFYNMNFSDFAYALVNDDFTSTHTASD from the coding sequence ATGAATGATCGATTACAATTATTTTTTGACAACATCGAGAAAATAAAGCTTTACTTCGGTTCGGATGTGGACAGCTTTGCAAAACATTTGGCGCTCAAATTAACTGTTCGTAATATTCATTTTTATTACGAAGATTATGAAAACGTACAGCAGCAAATTAAAAAGCACACGAAATGGTATCAATTTGCACGGAATAGCTCCACGTTGAATCACGCTTATTATGTCCATTTCGCAAAAAATCCAGAACAAATTCCAATCGCTTTTCAACAATATAAAATAGTAACAAAGCAATTTACTCGCGGGGAACAAAGTTATCTAACAGCGATGTATTTAACGGATGAAGCGGCATTTACGAAGCTTCAGGTGCTTATAAACGAATTGATGCAGCAGCCTAGTTTAAAGCTTACTTCACTTGCTACACATCATTGCGCTATTTTAGCGACCCGCCCCGAAGAAGCACATATTTTAGCCAATACATATACGCAATATTATAATAAACTTATTACAATCGGTTTTGTCCGTGGGAAAGATACGATTCAAATGGCACTTTTATTAACGGCTGGCACTGGGATATTTTGCGAAAACACGATTCAGCATGTACAAAAACTAGCAAAACTTATTTTTTCAATTCAAGCTATTATAAAATACTGTCACTACAGCACAATCGCTTTGCTTGCTCTAGCAAACTTTCAATTGAACCAATTCCCTGCACTCGAAGATATCCACGATGAAATTTGCCATAGCCTAAAAATTTCCCCAAATAGCTGCAATACCTTACTGCTAGCGGCGCAAATTTATACGGCAAATGAAGTCATTGGAGATTTGCCATTTTACAATATGAATTTTTCTGATTTTGCATACGCGCTTGTAAATGATGATTTCACAAGTACTCATACAGCCAGTGACTAA
- a CDS encoding HD-GYP domain-containing protein, which translates to MPNNKIQPYLEYCTIEFLKPGDVVNEDLYVENRRLLSKGHVLTDRIITLLKNRNVKEICIQKTQMDNCNTEMEPEVHFTKPVFNQIQIQLGYDYLHVLGSLSSERRYGRILNNSLDIQFLKNLFIDYMKNPILYRYIENLKSHDECTYLHSIDVFTMATLFALSEGLTDIQETALGYLFHDIGKLMVQERVLLKPKNLLKTEYTTIQLHALDGFQILTDIGFENIAYLAKSHHERLDGSGYPEGLIAHQLPIELQILQIIDVYSAMTMDRPYRDAVSANIALTQLLKQSAQFDSDLVHRFIDFLGIYPENAVVLLSDSNQAIVEKVNPLYPLLPEIKLVNTGHRLTLPIDLSITIQKFLTLPIDSPESLFVKFSDYLILNDDIQTDYYYTRLKDHFEQSEWFTQIYLPVFQIINVVENNKMIPITRSEAIKIKFLSLIKQSLTHYRHRDAEKKKVIIFTKDIETSIHARIFEGLLHNYNFYPFPADLAQSNVQIEHLIAQCHAGVVISIGKKLNVRLPSTIEHYHLTEQQLETLLSRYNGTTTLNLNLTNDLKYFISNNPLFPSI; encoded by the coding sequence ATGCCAAACAATAAAATACAGCCATATCTTGAATACTGTACAATCGAATTTTTAAAGCCTGGAGATGTCGTAAACGAGGATTTATATGTAGAGAACCGCCGACTACTATCAAAGGGCCATGTACTGACAGATCGAATCATTACTTTATTAAAAAATCGCAACGTAAAAGAAATATGCATACAGAAAACACAGATGGACAATTGCAATACAGAGATGGAACCCGAAGTACATTTCACTAAACCTGTTTTCAATCAAATTCAAATACAACTTGGCTATGACTATTTACATGTATTGGGCTCTTTAAGTTCGGAAAGACGTTATGGTCGAATTTTAAATAATTCACTGGACATTCAATTTTTAAAAAATTTATTTATTGACTATATGAAAAACCCGATATTATACAGATATATTGAAAATCTCAAATCGCATGATGAATGTACGTATTTGCATTCTATAGATGTCTTTACGATGGCTACATTATTTGCGCTTTCAGAAGGGTTAACAGACATTCAGGAAACGGCATTGGGCTATTTATTTCATGATATTGGGAAACTGATGGTACAAGAAAGAGTTTTATTGAAACCAAAAAATTTATTAAAGACAGAGTATACGACGATCCAACTCCATGCACTCGATGGTTTTCAAATATTAACTGATATTGGTTTTGAAAATATTGCTTATTTAGCAAAGTCTCATCACGAACGATTAGATGGTTCTGGTTATCCAGAAGGCTTAATCGCCCATCAGCTGCCAATAGAATTACAAATTTTACAAATAATTGACGTCTATTCTGCGATGACAATGGATAGACCTTATAGGGATGCTGTTTCAGCTAATATCGCACTTACACAGTTGCTCAAACAATCGGCTCAATTTGACAGTGATTTAGTTCATCGGTTTATCGATTTTCTTGGAATCTACCCTGAAAATGCAGTCGTCCTTTTATCTGACTCTAATCAAGCGATTGTCGAAAAAGTGAATCCTTTATACCCCCTACTCCCTGAAATTAAATTAGTAAACACAGGGCATCGGTTGACATTACCAATCGATTTAAGTATTACGATTCAAAAGTTTTTAACGCTACCTATTGATTCTCCAGAAAGTTTATTCGTAAAATTTTCCGATTATCTTATTTTAAATGATGACATTCAAACAGATTATTACTACACTCGACTAAAAGATCATTTCGAACAATCTGAATGGTTCACGCAAATTTATCTTCCTGTCTTCCAAATCATAAACGTCGTTGAAAATAATAAAATGATCCCGATAACCCGTTCAGAAGCCATTAAAATTAAATTTTTATCTTTAATTAAACAATCGTTAACACATTATCGCCATCGCGATGCTGAAAAGAAAAAAGTCATTATTTTTACTAAAGATATTGAAACCTCTATTCATGCACGGATTTTTGAAGGTTTATTGCATAATTATAATTTTTATCCATTTCCAGCCGACCTTGCTCAATCTAATGTACAAATAGAACATCTCATTGCCCAATGTCATGCTGGGGTAGTCATTAGTATTGGGAAAAAGTTAAATGTACGTCTGCCAAGTACAATTGAGCATTATCATCTTACAGAGCAACAATTAGAAACATTACTTTCTCGTTATAATGGTACAACTACGCTAAATTTAAACCTTACAAATGATTTAAAATACTTTATCAGTAATAATCCGCTATTCCCATCTATTTAG